One Rhinolophus ferrumequinum isolate MPI-CBG mRhiFer1 chromosome X, mRhiFer1_v1.p, whole genome shotgun sequence genomic window, atacaatgaaatattactcagccataaacaTGGAAAGCATGCCTTTTAGGACAATAGGGCTGGACCTTGAGTGCAATATGCAAAGTGAAAtgaatcagacagagaaagacaaatagtgtatgttctcacttatatgtggaatctaaaaaaaaactgaactcatggaaatagagagtagaatggtcgctgcctggggttgggggtgggtgaaatgggGAGATGATGGctaaaatgtacaaacttccaaCTTTAAGATAATTAATTTCTGAGgctctaatgtacagcatagtgactataattattttttaattaaagtttattggagtgacaattgttagtaaagttacataggtttcaggtgtacaattctgtaacatcaatacatcatctatacatcatctatatatcacattgtgtgtccaccaagCATgctgactataattaacaatactgcaTTATATAGTTGAatgttaagagagtaaattttaaacactattcaccacacacacacatacacacaaatggtAATCATGTGAgggatggaggtgttaactaacttcattgtggtaatcatttcacaaattCATAAAAGCACACAAATTATCCAAACTGActcaaaaaaaatagaaaatttcaacaGATCCATGAATAGTAAAGgtactgaatcagtaatcaaaaacttcacAACAAAGAAATgccaggaccaaatggcttcactgaagaattctactaaacatttagagaagaattaacaccaatcctcaaacttttcaaaaaaaatagatgagggagtatttcttcattaattctatgaagccagcattaccctgataccaaagccagataaagatACCACAAGGAAAGAACATTAGAGACCAAAATCTCTTACGATTATAGATGtaaaatgctcaacaaaatactagcacaCCAAATCCaatagtataataataaaattatacaccatgatcaagtgggatttatcccaggaacgCAAGGGTAGTCAACATATGGAAGTTAATGAATGTAAAATACCACtttaacagaacaacaacaacaaaaatccccacATGATAACCTCATTTGATACAATAAAGGGCATATGTTAAAATCTGATACTctttaatgataaaaacattcagaaaattaGACAGAGAAGGGAActtcttaatataataaaggcatTTATGAATCGTGTACCTGAAACCtaagtaattttattaacaattaacaccccaataaactttaataaaaaaaaagtaaagcccataactaacatcatactcaatagtaAAACACTGAAAGCTCTCCccctaaggtcaggaacaagacaagcatgaCCAttttcaccactgttattcaacattcTTCggaaagttctagccacagcaataagacaggaaaaagaaataaaaggtatccaaataggaaaggaagaaagaaaagtatttctaCTTATAGtgacatgatcctatatatagaaatttccaaaaaatccacaaaaaaagcCATTAGAGTTAATAAGcaaattcagcaaagttacagatcaacacacaaaaatcagttatgTTTCTTTATACCAATGATGAATAATctggaaagaaaactaagaaagcaATTCTACTTAGAATTGtatctaaaagaataaaacatgtatgaatacatttaaccaaggaagtgaaagacttgCACACAAACTACATAATattgctaaaataaattaaagatttaCATAAATTTACATAAATCTGTGTTCgtagattggaagacttaatattgttggGATGGCAATACCCCCAAAACAATCtatggattcaatgcaatccctatgaaaatcccaatggcattttttttgtataaatggaaaagctgatcctaaaattcatataaaattgaaAGGGACTCAGACTaacaaaaacaatcttgaaaaagacaAAGTTGGAGCACATACAGTTCCTGATTTctaaacttactacaaagctatagtaatcaaaacccTGTGGTATTGGTATAAAGATATTCATAGAAATGAATGCAATGGAATTGAGAGTTTAGAAATAAACCAACATGTCTGGCCAATTGATTTTGACAAGGATGACAAGTCCATTTAATGGGGAAAGAATGGACTATTCAACAAAAGGTGCTCAGACAACTGGATTCCTATATGTAAAATATGAAGTTAGACCCTTttctcataccatatacaaaaattatctcCAAATTGATCAATGACCTAGACCTAAGTTAAAACTACAaacctcttagaagaaaacaggggcaAATCTTCCTGgtcttggatttggcaatggattcttaaatatgacaccaaaagcacaagcaactaaagaaaaagatagataaataggacatcataaaaatcaaaaacttttGTGTGTCAAAACACatcatgaacattaaaaaaaaaacctacagaggaaaaaaatatttgtaaattatgtagCTGATAAatgacttgtatccagaatacatcaAGAACCACTACAATGCAACAAGCagaagacaacccaattaaaaaatcagcaaagaacttgaatagacattacTCCAAAGAAGGTATgtaaatgaccaataagcatatgaaaaaaatgctcaataccacagtcattagggaaatgcaaatcaaaatcacgatgagataccacttcacacctaagatagctattaaaaatggaacataagtattggcgaggatgtggacaAACTGCAACCTTTGTATGTTGCTGGTAGAACTATAACAAGGTACAGCTTCTGtaaaaaacagtttggcagttcctcaaaaagctaaacatagaattaccatatggcccagcaattctgcttctaggtttattcaaagaattgaaagcagggacttgaacaaATACTTGTACATCAATGTTCATTatagtattattcataatagtaaaaaagtGGAACTAAAtcaagtgtccatcagcagataaatgggtaaacaaaatgtgtgtgtgcacgcgtgcgtgcacaaacacacaatggaatattactcagacattaaaaggaataaagttctgatacatgctttacaacatggataaactttgaaaatgttatgctaagtgatataaaccagacacaaaaggataaatattgtacgattccacttataagaaatatttagaatagaCATACGAGTagtcatagagacaaaaagtagactGGGGATTACTGAGGGTTGGAGGAAGGGGGGgatggggagttattgcttaatggttaCCCAGCTTCTCTTTCAGATGATGAAAGTTTTTGAAATAGATAgtagtgatggctgcacaacattgtCAATGCAATTAacgtcactgaattgtacacttaaaaatcattaaaatgacaacttttatattatacatattttaccacagttaaaaaaaattcaaaagcatgTTGAAAGTGATGGACCATGAATGCTTAGTTGAGTGGGGAATGGAGGTAAAGAAGGAAGTGGCCTACACAAAGGGAAGAAGCAGAAAAGATAAGGGACAGGTGTGTCTAACAACACACAAATTTAAGTTTGGGATGGGCAATGTACTTTACCAGATGCTGCGTAGGGGTACAGAGTTACAAAGTGTTCATATATGCTAGCTCCAGATTCAAACTGCAaaggtttgaatctcagctttgcTACTAACCAAATCAATGAGCTTGGTTTCTCAGctttctcacatgtaaaatgtGGATAACGGTACCTAATCCATAGGAATGTTTTAgcaattaaatgagttaatacaagtAAAGTACATAGAATAGTATCTGGTACAGAGGAAGcaattcaataaatgtataaatgttagTAATTATTGTAACTATACATAATAAATCGTTCAGGCATTGGAGTCAGACACTCTCAAACTCGAGCTTCCCCCTCTACGCTCACTGTTCCTAAACACAAGCTCCAACTTACTCATAAGGCTCCAAGGCATGGTATAAAGATACAAATGCTAGAATAGAggcacaaataaaaaaaactctgGAAATGCAGAAGGAGCTATTAATTCTAACATGGGGACAGGGAGGATAAGGGTGTCAGGGAAGACTTTGAAAGGACCTGGCAATTGAGCTGAGCCTAAAATAATGAATAGGTTTCCCACAGGCAGGAAAAGGGTTATAAAGGCATTACAGCATGAGTGAACAGCatgaaaaaatgcacaaaagGATGTAAGTGCATGAAATAATCAAGAAATAGTCCAGTGTTGCTTGAATATAGGTTACTTGGTGggatataatgagaaaaaaaatggaaaggtgCTGAAGGATACAGAGCTTTGAAAACCTTGCCAGGAATTTGGtgatattttatagatgaattcCCACTGAAAgctcctcttttaaaattaagggCATGGTAAAAGGCCAGTGGGTGCTAATAGTCCAGCTGTGCTGGAAGATTACTTGCTTTACTTCATGGCAGGAAAGATGAGAAACCCACACTGATTTTTACCCCCAGGTAGCAACATTTTAAGACAAGTAATGTCTGGATCAGCCTTGATACTAAATGGGCTTGCCTGAGTTATTTTTCCAAGAAAGGAGATGAAACAAGAGATGAAGTTTTGACTTCAAACACACCCCAGGAACAATTTGGAAAATGACTCTGTCTCCCATAATTCTGACCCAAGAAGAGACCATCAGTTTCTTGTTTTGATACAAAGACCTGCATATCCCACACTCACCCTTCTCTTTAGCTGATGGAAAATTCTGTAGCCATCAACTGGTTGTGTGCTCCACAGGGCATTTGAGACACAGAATATTTCCAAAGGGTCTGGTCCAATTGTATTTTGAAGGCACCCAACTGTGAAAGCAGTAACCACAGCTAGAATTCCAGGCTATGGGAGTTctgtggattaaaaaaacaagttataaagaacttttaaaatcatcaAAGTTGCAACTGCATGTTGCAAAAAGCTTATCTGCTTTTTTTTCACCCTTAATGCACAAGCGTGGCTAGTTGTCCTTCATTTTTAACTCCTAGATATATGAAATGTAAGTTCAGATCTAACCTTAATAGAAATTAAACTAGGGATAGCTGCTGAAACTAGGGGTACATGACACCTTTTTGAGATTTTTCAGTTTAGGCCTTCCCCCTAATATATAAAACGTTAAAAGAGAAAGTTCAATAGAAAGTCCAGTATTTGTACACTGATcctaatatatgtatacataaaatgcTAAGTGTTATACATAAAACGTTAAAAGAGAAAGTTCAATAGAAAGTCCAGTATTTGTACACTGATCCTAATATATGTATTTCCAAATTCTGGGCAGTAAAAGAGGCAGAGGGTGGAAGAGGCAGAGGTGACCCCAGATCCCAATCTATACTCTGGCATTCTATGCCTCAAACCCCCAGCCAGAAGTCTAAACAGGAGGAGCTGAGGTATAGACAATGTAGCTTCAGCTCTGTAAACTGTACAAATAAGTAGACAGGACAGTAGGATTAGGGGAATTCATTTCTTCCTAACCACACACTGCTAAAGGACTTTGGTATCCTGTGGCTGTCTCCCAGAGCTGAACTCTGACCAAAAAGGGTCGGTAAAAACAGGCGCTGCCACCAAAGACAGGTGCAAATCACCAAGGCCAAAGCATTGGTCagcaaataaaagcaaagatgAGAGTAAAGTCACTGAGGCAGGACAAATGAGACTATCCATGAAGCAGTTTCTGTAGTTGGTCTCCAGAAGGATCCTCCTCTGAGGCCCAGGACTATCAGGGGAGGGAGCCTCAGATGAAGCAGTAAACCTGGTACTTCTAGATGGGGTAGCTGGATGTTGAGGGCATAGTGAGGCTAGGTTGTTTTAGAACCACACTTAACGTGGCTTTGTTGAATGGGGGTGAGAATCAGGAATCCTCTTGGGGGTTAACAAGTTTAAGGTATCCTGATGAGATATCCTATATGAAAGGCTGAGCACAACTTCTGGAACTCAGATCGGAATGGAAGTGTCTGGGTTCCCTTTTTCCCAAGACTGTGTCTTCATCCCCTTCTCCAGATCTGTCCAGATATCAACTAGTAGCATAGTCATGTCTTCTTGTAAACAGAGTGATTCTACTCTTTGAACATGAAACTAAAGGATCTGTCAATGTGAACTTGTTTTGTTTATAACTCCATACAGACAGTGCTGTTTGTCATCTTTGTGTTGTTTGTGCTTATTCCTCGAATTAGACTTCAACTGAAGAACTAGGACACTGTTTTCACCAGTTTTAGCATGCAACTTTATTAACATGTAAATGGAGTctcaaatgaatacatttatgtcAATATAAAGCACAGAAGAATGAATAGCTTACTCAGGATGAGTAGTTTCATTATCAGGTCATGTTAttacaaaaatactaaaattatctCAATTTATATAGcacaataaaaatcaacaaatattcaaGCTCTCAAGACCATTTGGTATCCATAAAATTGCCTCCTTCAATCAACACAGATGACATAAATATAATAACTTACAATATGCACTGGATTCATATTACAACACCAAAAATTGTTCAAGGCTTTGTGAGAACATTCGGTTATTCAGAGTTTGAGTATTAATCGTGTAACTTTATCTCTCACCTCAGGATCACTGTGCTCTGCTAAGTCTTGGAGTTTCTGACCAAACTCTTTTGCTTCCTGGAATATGGAAATAAGCTCAGATTTAGTGAACTCTTCCTTGGTAAATAGCTTCACCTTCTTTTTGAATTGGAAATTtatattctcaaatatttcaaTGATATTAAGAATATTGGCCTTTGACTCATTCTTATTAAAAGGTGCAACCAATGATGACAGTACTTTGGCACTGATCAGTTCTCTTGTATTGGCTTGATTTTTAGACAAGcgcaaaaatacttttaaaacataaaacttggTTTTGACACTTCCCTTGTTTAACAAGGTGAGGAAATCTGGAATATAATTGGCAATTGTATGGTGATCCTCAAATTTCACACTCAAATGCTCTAATAATTTTAGTCCAGCAAGTTGCACAGGGGAGTTCAAAGGATAAGTGATTATGTCCTTACAAACCTGATGTATGTGTGACTCTCCTGTTTTTGATTCTTCAGAAGACTCAGAATTATCATCCACCATATTTAAAGCTTTAGGGTGTTCTTTAACGTTGGGATTATTGACCAAGTTTTCAATCATGACAGTAATACCTACATCATGAATTATATCTTGGGTAAATGGATAAGCAGGACTGATTCCCATTATCATCTTAGCTATTTCGTGAATGAAAGGATCCTTAGTTAACTTAAGTAGGGCAACTAATTTATCGAACTCTTTAGGTTCTAAACTAAAGACACGTGATTTGCAGCGGCAGGCTTTTGGATTGGGCCCATACTTTTCCCTATACCTAACCTGTTCTTTGATCTCAGCTAAGGTCTGGAAGTAAGGCCCATTATAGGGTGGGATCTTGGTCAGAGGCCGAATCCCCAGAGGAGTTTCAATCAAGGTCTCAACCAGAGTCCAATTCCCTTCTGGCGGCAAGGATTGCTCCTCTCCCTCTATTGGGACTAGGACACTATACCTGGCCCTTGACCATGCTGCTGCTTTTTGCTTTATAGTAAGTTCGGGTTTGGGTGTGGGCTCAGGCTTTTCCTGGATCTTAGGTGGAGGCTTATAGACTTGATAAGGGGTCTCTTCCTCAGGCCAGAACCAGGACCCTAAACTAGGCTCTTCTCCAGTCCAAAACCAGGAGCAGATACTTTCTTCATTCTCATCACTAGACTCGATTGTAATATCAGCTCTGTCCCCAGTACGGAACTTGATGCTggcctctctccttctctgggGCCTAGATCCAATACTGGCCTTATTATCAGCTTTGGCAAAGGACCTGATATTGGTTTCACTTCCAGCATCAGCCTTGACTTCACACTTGGTCACAGCACTGACCCTTGATGTAGGGATGGCCTTTGAATTGTTATGAGGCACTATACCAGGTTCTGCCAGAGGTTTTGCCTTAGTTTCAGCCATGATTCTAGTTTTAGTCTTAGCTTCCATCTTGCTCACTTCCCTTATCATAGCCATGGCCTCAGTGTAGGTCACTGTTTGTGTCCTCGTCACTGCTACATCCCAAGCATTGGCCTGGATCACTGGtcctgttttcagttctcccTCAGCCAGTGCCTTGGTCTGGATCTTAGCCTTGGTTCTAGTGTTGGCAGGGCCACTGATTCCAGCTTTCAGGCCAGCTCCAGCCCCTCCTCTGCCCTTGCCTTAACCTTGGAGCCAGTAATGAACCAAATTAAAAGCAAGGTCAATTTATATACCCCACCCATCACAGTCTTGGCCCAAGGTCTGTTCCAGTTTGGTGTTTTCATACAAAGTCCAGTAGTCACTCAGCCCCCTTTCCAACTACAGGCTCTGCCAATGATATAAACAACGTGCAGAGGAAGGTCACTCGGGGAAGGGAAGGATGGCTGTGTGCCTGAGCACAGCCCTGTGGAGGGCGGTGATCTTCAGCCACTTCAAGGCCACCAGATCTGCCACTGAAGTTGGACCTAGGGGTAGAGGAAGGAAATGGGGCTTTGagtctcttccattttttttcctcattttgattaTCACAGAGAGACAAGAGAGTATGGAAATTCAGTGCTAAGTGGAAGAAGTACATAATTAGCAATCTCTCCCTTAATTTTATATTCCTTACAACAGCGGTGCTACTTATCTTCTTTCCAGACACAAAACAGGAGTGTGGAGAATGCGAAAACTGGATGGGAGTGAAAGAGACTGAGGAATCCCTAGACTTGCTCTTTATTCCTAATGGACCCAAGCAGAACTTGACTACCTCATCCTATAGGATTACTGAGGAAGTCTCTACACCCATAGCAGCCTGCACTGATCCTCCTTTCCTTGCTTCCAATGATGACAAGCCCTACAGCACAACTACAGGGCAGAtctatgaagaaataaacaaacaggagGTTATGGAAACTGATCTATTGGTAGACACCTTGGTCCCTGTTCCCTATATTTATAGTTTGTCTAGTGtttccctcctccacctccccatTGCCCCACTTCAGGgctgctcctcttcctctctgctgcccacatttttctcttcagttacTGTCTTGCCATTTCCTTACAAAACTGGGCTAGGGTGAAGCATACAGATAGGACAATCAAGTGGGAAGTGAGAAGAACAGATATTACTCTTCTATACCCCCAATGCTTATGAAGACTCCCAAGTAAATCAGCAGGGGACAGAACAGGGATTAGGAAATCGGCAAGGGATATAATTCTCTAGTTTCAATCATTCCCTGTCCCTCTACCTTCACACCAATCATAACATACACAGGGCAGgcatttttcttcatcatttcctGGCTTCAAGTTGGGTTACCATTTATAAACCTGCACATCAACTGAGAGTTCAACAGAACTAGAGAACACAGAGATTCACAAACccagagataaataaatagagacaCAGGAGACAATGGAGACTGAGTCCTTGGTAAAGAGAGCAGCACCTAGGACACTGATCCCTTTTGGATATGGATACCTGTTGGCCAAAATTTTCTACCTCCCTTTCACCCCAATCTCCAATCTCCTCTGCTCCATTCCCACAGTCTGCCCATTCCCCTACAGAGACAACTCAAACATCTCTGCATGTTAGTGGTGGTGTCAGTATGGATGGAATGCTCAGACAAGCCATAGAAATTGGCTGGGAAATCAATGAAAAGTATCATTTACAAATTTCATCTAAGTTCTTATGTTTCCTTACTCTCCCCAAAGCCTATTATTTTCTGCAGTACAACGGGAGTATAACGGGACTGTTTGGAAAGCTGGCGTAAAAGAGATCTGGAGTTTTCCCTAGACCCCTACCTGCTCTAGTCTTAGCCATCTACCACCTCCAAGCAGTGTCCACTCTACAAAAATTAGGctgatattctttttcttatcccCTCCCTTTGATGTCCGCTGCCCCCTACAAACCCTTACAGAGCGTGGAGTACTAAAATCTTCGGAGCAGACCTACACATATACACAAGATACATACCcaaaaaccaaatgaaaagacAGTGGGAGAGACTTGGTTATTAGTAGTCAGACTCTAAACCAGGACATGAGACCCTTTTCTATTAATAATTCAGGGCCTTGATTATCAAACACTTAAACCAGCTTTCACACTCTCTCCCTCCTAGGGCTCCCCAGGCAATCGTTCTCACAGAGAGCAGCAGATCCTCCTCCTACTATATAATTCGCCATTTCTCCCATAGAAGCTGCTATTGCActccttttccttcccaaacATGGTAGGAGGTGGGGCGAAGGTCTGGAAATCAAGCTAGCAATAGACAGACATTTATCATTGTGTGTCACTCAAATTTACCTCCGTCGGTCTCTCTCACCGCCCGCGCACCCCATGACCAGGTCACATATCCCACATTCATCTCTGATACTCATATCCACCCTCCCAAACGACGTCCGCCTTCTCACTGACCTGTTCTGCTTTGATCAGGGgcagttttctcatttcattgcCTCAAGGAGTGCCGTGCCCTATAGAAAAAGGGATAGACAGTCAGATGGACACAAGGACACGAGACAATGGCGGCGACTGTGTTTGGGGATTGGCCTGGCACCTGTGGCGAGATACCTACTTTATCAGATTAAGGGCCATAATTACAAACAATCGTCACTTTTTgctgttcccttttccttcccgTACCCAGGTCTCTCAGGGACCCGCTCCTAATGACTAAATTAACAGCTACCTTTTTCCGCAGACTCTGCCTTGCCACGTCCCCAATCCCAAAATCGACTGCGGGAGGAGCTAGTGTAGTTTAAGGGGATCCGGCCTGAAGGACGCGGACTGATACCAAGCTCTGCAGAGCGCGACTTCTCCCTTAGTCGGTGAGCTATGCCCCGCCCACCCTGGCTGTTTTGGTATTGGAATGGGCAGGGGCGGAATCTGGATATAAACACAGCAGAGCTGGATGGAGAGAAGCAGGCTTACATTAAATGGTGTCGGTAATATTTCCCCTCTTTTAGGAGCTGCTACATTTTCCCCCACGAACTACAATGTACGCGGCTTTCAGGCGGTGGTGTCAGTGA contains:
- the ARMCX5 gene encoding armadillo repeat-containing X-linked protein 5 translates to MAMIREVSKMEAKTKTRIMAETKAKPLAEPGIVPHNNSKAIPTSRVSAVTKCEVKADAGSETNIRSFAKADNKASIGSRPQRRREASIKFRTGDRADITIESSDENEESICSWFWTGEEPSLGSWFWPEEETPYQVYKPPPKIQEKPEPTPKPELTIKQKAAAWSRARYSVLVPIEGEEQSLPPEGNWTLVETLIETPLGIRPLTKIPPYNGPYFQTLAEIKEQVRYREKYGPNPKACRCKSRVFSLEPKEFDKLVALLKLTKDPFIHEIAKMIMGISPAYPFTQDIIHDVGITVMIENLVNNPNVKEHPKALNMVDDNSESSEESKTGESHIHQVCKDIITYPLNSPVQLAGLKLLEHLSVKFEDHHTIANYIPDFLTLLNKGSVKTKFYVLKVFLRLSKNQANTRELISAKVLSSLVAPFNKNESKANILNIIEIFENINFQFKKKVKLFTKEEFTKSELISIFQEAKEFGQKLQDLAEHSDPENSHSLEF